One Quadrisphaera setariae DNA segment encodes these proteins:
- a CDS encoding 3-hydroxyacyl-CoA dehydrogenase family protein — translation MSVTDDNSASAPVVRRIETAAVVGAGYMGGGIAQSMARAGLPVVLADVSAEAAARQLERLLTEARTYEEQGLFAPGDADRVAANLRAATSVEEAVADVDFVHEVVFEKVEVKHDVLARASAAARPDAIIGTNTSTIPVKVLAPAVVRPERFLTVHWSNPAPFIPGVELVVGEAIDAAVLPVVQEMLERAGRRSAQVADTPGFVLNRLQYVLFKEAADIVAEGVATPEAVDTIVSTTFGFRYPYFGPFAIADMAGLDVYVLGMKIMEEAYGERISPPKALTDLVDAGAHGAKNGEGFTVHGDPEKLARMIAYRDLAYARQGQLLAELAHAHPDAPASPAPAQDPDVVAEQEARP, via the coding sequence GTGAGCGTCACCGACGACAACTCAGCCAGCGCACCCGTGGTGCGGCGCATCGAGACGGCCGCCGTGGTCGGCGCCGGGTACATGGGCGGGGGCATCGCGCAGTCGATGGCCCGCGCCGGGCTGCCCGTCGTCCTCGCGGACGTCTCCGCGGAGGCGGCGGCCCGCCAGCTCGAGCGCCTGCTGACCGAGGCCCGCACCTACGAGGAGCAGGGCCTGTTCGCCCCCGGCGACGCCGACCGCGTGGCCGCCAACCTGCGCGCCGCCACGTCCGTGGAGGAGGCCGTGGCCGACGTCGACTTCGTCCACGAGGTGGTCTTCGAGAAGGTCGAGGTCAAGCACGACGTGCTGGCGCGCGCCTCCGCCGCGGCCCGCCCCGACGCGATCATCGGCACCAACACCTCCACCATCCCCGTCAAGGTGCTCGCGCCCGCCGTCGTCCGCCCGGAGCGCTTCCTCACCGTGCACTGGTCCAACCCCGCGCCGTTCATCCCCGGCGTGGAGCTGGTGGTGGGCGAGGCGATCGACGCCGCCGTCCTGCCGGTGGTGCAGGAGATGCTCGAGCGGGCGGGCCGGCGCTCGGCGCAGGTGGCCGACACCCCGGGCTTCGTGCTCAACCGCCTGCAGTACGTGCTCTTCAAGGAGGCCGCGGACATCGTGGCCGAGGGCGTGGCGACCCCGGAGGCCGTGGACACCATCGTCTCGACGACGTTCGGCTTCCGGTACCCGTACTTCGGCCCGTTCGCCATCGCCGACATGGCGGGTCTGGACGTCTACGTGCTCGGCATGAAGATCATGGAGGAGGCCTACGGCGAGCGGATCTCCCCGCCGAAGGCCCTCACCGACCTCGTCGACGCCGGCGCGCACGGCGCGAAGAACGGCGAGGGCTTCACCGTCCACGGAGACCCCGAGAAGCTGGCGCGGATGATCGCCTACCGAGACCTCGCCTACGCCCGGCAGGGCCAGCTGCTGGCCGAGCTGGCGCACGCCCACCCGGACGCGCCGGCCTCCCCAGCACCGGCGCAGGACCCCGACGTCGTCGCCGAGCAGGAGGCCCGCCCGTGA
- a CDS encoding sugar phosphate isomerase/epimerase family protein, giving the protein MSTPDRTTPDPATWPIGAALLQAPPVLPDGTPAQEAPEVEWRRVLRRVRLAGFDHVDLTDSWVRPGDLSPERLAVLKRLLAEEGLGVTAITTARRSPIAPDAGEAAANQEYLERTLVAAAELGTTVVSAGLLPVLTDAQKAAEWFWLEQGLTDPDPQTDGGAAFDLAVERFTALGRRAGELGLQLSLEMYEDTYLGTPESSVRLKEAVGLPNVGLNPDVANIIRLHRPVQPWREQLAAVLPHANFWHVKNYYRDHDPATGSYATAPAPLALGVIDYRWAVEEALRVGFTGPFCTEHYGGDGLSVSAQNREHLRHLLASATELLSL; this is encoded by the coding sequence GTGAGCACGCCCGACAGGACCACACCCGACCCCGCCACCTGGCCCATCGGCGCCGCGCTGCTGCAGGCCCCGCCGGTCCTCCCCGACGGCACGCCCGCCCAGGAGGCTCCCGAGGTCGAGTGGCGCCGCGTGCTGCGCCGGGTGCGCCTGGCCGGGTTCGACCACGTCGACCTCACGGACTCCTGGGTGCGCCCCGGCGACCTCTCGCCCGAGCGCCTCGCCGTCCTCAAGCGCCTGCTGGCCGAGGAGGGCCTGGGCGTCACCGCCATCACCACGGCCCGACGCAGCCCCATCGCCCCCGACGCCGGCGAGGCGGCGGCCAACCAGGAGTACCTGGAGCGCACGCTGGTCGCCGCGGCCGAGCTGGGGACGACGGTGGTCTCGGCCGGGCTGCTGCCGGTGCTCACCGACGCGCAGAAGGCCGCGGAGTGGTTCTGGCTGGAGCAGGGTCTGACCGACCCCGACCCGCAGACCGACGGCGGCGCCGCCTTCGACCTGGCGGTGGAGCGCTTCACCGCGCTCGGCCGGCGAGCGGGGGAGCTGGGGCTGCAGCTGAGCCTGGAGATGTACGAGGACACCTACCTCGGCACGCCGGAGTCGTCGGTGCGGCTCAAGGAGGCGGTCGGACTGCCGAACGTGGGCCTGAACCCCGACGTCGCGAACATCATCCGGCTCCACCGGCCCGTGCAGCCGTGGCGCGAGCAGCTGGCCGCGGTGCTCCCGCACGCCAACTTCTGGCACGTGAAGAACTACTACCGCGACCACGACCCGGCCACCGGGTCCTACGCCACCGCTCCGGCGCCGCTGGCCCTGGGCGTCATCGACTACCGGTGGGCGGTGGAGGAGGCGCTCCGCGTGGGCTTCACGGGGCCGTTCTGCACCGAGCACTACGGCGGCGACGGGCTGAGCGTGTCGGCGCAGAACCGCGAGCACCTGCGCCACCTGCTGGCGTCGGCCACGGAGCTGCTCTCCCTCTGA
- a CDS encoding class I SAM-dependent methyltransferase — protein sequence METPRADAPAHDPAGARRWQPQRVADAVLAAEASMDRLDAVRARVAGGAANTHGGDPGLHRNRSTVVRHAVNYLVAVRAAQLAAPAEAVAGPVVDVGAGTGAFSPLLAERLGRELHVVDTDPRHTALAAAAFPGTGVHTDLEEAPRGAVVTAMEVIEHIEPRHQVPFVASLAAAVLPGGALVLSTPDESGYPRGWSGYAPHVGPVDAAGLARAVSQGTGGWPVTVLRVDGPTFSLTPVGALVQGTANRAWNLVSGVAAGLEPRVTGLLHRVTKDRPAAAVPPEGSWRVLPVGGDDGGWRGGTGLLAVATAPA from the coding sequence GTGGAGACGCCCCGCGCAGACGCCCCCGCCCACGACCCCGCCGGTGCCCGCCGCTGGCAGCCGCAGCGCGTGGCGGACGCCGTGCTCGCCGCCGAGGCCTCGATGGACCGCCTCGACGCGGTGCGCGCCCGCGTGGCCGGCGGCGCCGCGAACACCCACGGCGGCGACCCGGGGCTGCACCGCAACCGCAGCACGGTGGTGCGCCACGCGGTGAACTACCTCGTGGCGGTCCGGGCGGCCCAGCTGGCAGCGCCGGCGGAGGCGGTGGCAGGCCCGGTGGTGGACGTCGGCGCCGGCACCGGCGCCTTCTCACCGCTGCTGGCGGAGCGGCTCGGCCGCGAGCTGCACGTGGTGGACACCGACCCCCGCCACACCGCGCTGGCCGCTGCGGCGTTCCCCGGCACCGGCGTCCACACGGACCTGGAGGAGGCCCCCCGCGGCGCCGTCGTCACCGCCATGGAGGTCATCGAGCACATCGAGCCGCGCCACCAGGTGCCGTTCGTCGCGTCGCTGGCCGCGGCGGTGCTGCCGGGCGGTGCGCTGGTGCTGTCGACCCCCGACGAGTCCGGCTACCCGCGGGGATGGTCCGGGTACGCCCCGCACGTGGGCCCCGTGGACGCGGCCGGACTGGCCCGCGCGGTGTCGCAGGGCACGGGCGGCTGGCCGGTGACGGTGCTCCGGGTGGACGGGCCGACCTTCTCCCTCACGCCGGTGGGCGCGCTGGTGCAGGGCACGGCCAACCGGGCGTGGAACCTCGTCTCCGGCGTCGCCGCCGGGCTCGAGCCGCGGGTGACGGGGCTGCTGCACCGCGTCACCAAGGACCGTCCGGCCGCCGCCGTGCCGCCCGAGGGCTCCTGGCGGGTGCTCCCGGTGGGCGGCGACGACGGCGGGTGGCGCGGCGGCACGGGCCTGCTCGCCGTCGCGACCGCCCCCGCCTGA
- a CDS encoding ribonucleotide-diphosphate reductase subunit beta: protein MTTTDDAPLTADGAVENVTGLGAIQSGAARVDVSDKAMINARADVNQLLPLKYGWAWEKYLAGCNNHWMPTEVSMQADIALWKSRDGLTEDERLMLKRNLGFFATAESLVANNIVLAVYRQLTNPECRQYLLRQAFEEAVHTHTFQYICTSLGLDEGELFNMYREVPSITAKDAWALKHTRNLESGEFSTGTPEADQDFLRDLIAFYVVFEGMWFYTGFAQILSLGRRNKMVGIAEQYQYILRDESIHLNFGIDVINQIKAENPHLWSAEFQAEVRGMLKEACELEIAYGQETMPRGILGLNAELTSEYMRFITNRRCVQLGLAEVFPPAENPFPWMSETMDLKKEKNFFETRVIEYQTGGGLSWE from the coding sequence GTGACCACCACCGACGACGCCCCCCTGACCGCCGACGGAGCCGTCGAGAACGTCACCGGCCTCGGCGCCATCCAGTCCGGAGCCGCACGCGTCGACGTCAGCGACAAGGCGATGATCAACGCCCGCGCCGACGTCAACCAGCTGCTCCCGCTGAAGTACGGGTGGGCGTGGGAGAAGTACCTCGCCGGCTGCAACAACCACTGGATGCCCACCGAGGTGTCCATGCAGGCCGACATCGCCCTGTGGAAGAGCCGCGACGGCCTCACCGAGGACGAGCGCCTCATGCTCAAGCGCAACCTGGGCTTCTTCGCCACGGCGGAGTCGCTGGTCGCCAACAACATCGTGCTGGCGGTCTACCGCCAGCTCACCAACCCGGAGTGCCGCCAGTACCTGCTGCGCCAGGCCTTCGAGGAGGCCGTGCACACGCACACCTTCCAGTACATCTGCACCAGCCTCGGCCTCGACGAGGGCGAGCTGTTCAACATGTACCGCGAGGTGCCGTCCATCACCGCCAAGGACGCGTGGGCGCTCAAGCACACCCGCAACCTCGAGTCGGGCGAGTTCTCCACCGGCACGCCCGAGGCCGACCAGGACTTCCTGCGCGACCTCATCGCCTTCTACGTGGTCTTCGAGGGCATGTGGTTCTACACCGGCTTCGCGCAGATCCTCAGCCTGGGCCGGCGCAACAAGATGGTCGGCATCGCCGAGCAGTACCAGTACATCCTCCGCGACGAGTCGATCCACCTGAACTTCGGCATCGACGTCATCAACCAGATCAAGGCCGAGAACCCGCACCTGTGGTCCGCGGAGTTCCAGGCCGAGGTCCGGGGCATGCTCAAGGAGGCGTGCGAGCTGGAGATCGCGTACGGCCAGGAGACGATGCCCCGCGGCATCCTCGGCCTGAACGCCGAGCTCACCTCCGAGTACATGCGCTTCATCACCAACCGCCGCTGCGTCCAGCTGGGTCTGGCGGAGGTGTTCCCCCCGGCGGAGAACCCCTTCCCGTGGATGAGCGAGACGATGGACCTCAAGAAGGAGAAGAACTTCTTCGAGACCCGCGTCATCGAGTACCAGACCGGCGGCGGCCTCTCCTGGGAGTGA
- a CDS encoding DUF2277 domain-containing protein, which yields MCRNIRTLHNLAPATTHDEVYAAALQYVRKVAGTTKPSRANADAFDRAVAEVAHATEHLLEALTTSAPPRDREVLAAQARARAAQRYGAAPIAASTTAAEAVAP from the coding sequence ATGTGCCGGAACATCCGCACGCTGCACAACCTCGCGCCGGCGACGACGCACGACGAGGTCTACGCGGCTGCGCTGCAGTACGTCCGCAAGGTGGCGGGGACGACGAAGCCCTCGCGCGCCAACGCGGACGCCTTCGACCGCGCGGTCGCCGAGGTCGCCCACGCCACCGAGCACCTCCTGGAGGCGCTCACCACCTCCGCTCCCCCGCGGGACCGCGAGGTCCTCGCCGCCCAGGCCCGCGCCCGCGCCGCCCAGCGCTACGGCGCCGCGCCCATCGCCGCGTCCACCACCGCTGCAGAAGCGGTGGCGCCGTAG
- a CDS encoding ATP-binding protein: MCEVTAAASTTLPSDTSAPRLARVFLRTARCPQHHSTVLDDAELLTSELVTNAVVHGAPPVTLAVECDTSSGMRVRVTDGSSRQPLPRAARPADVDGRGMALVDLLSAAWGAEPTEHGKEVWFLLRRSPQSAPLGGSQGRSARDEAAQRWGP, from the coding sequence GTGTGCGAGGTGACGGCGGCGGCCAGCACGACCCTGCCCTCGGACACGAGCGCGCCGCGCCTGGCGCGGGTGTTCCTGCGCACCGCCCGCTGCCCCCAGCACCACTCCACCGTGCTGGACGACGCCGAGCTGCTGACCTCCGAGCTGGTGACCAACGCCGTGGTCCACGGTGCGCCGCCGGTGACCCTGGCGGTGGAGTGCGACACCTCCAGCGGGATGCGGGTGCGCGTCACCGACGGCAGCTCCCGCCAGCCGCTGCCGCGCGCGGCGCGCCCCGCGGACGTCGACGGGCGCGGCATGGCCCTGGTGGACCTGCTGTCCGCCGCGTGGGGCGCGGAGCCCACCGAGCACGGCAAGGAGGTCTGGTTCCTGCTGCGCCGCAGCCCGCAGAGCGCCCCCCTCGGCGGCTCGCAGGGCCGCTCCGCCCGCGACGAGGCCGCGCAGCGCTGGGGGCCCTGA
- a CDS encoding SpoIIE family protein phosphatase — protein MGASRGTSPAVVPQRGPSAGEQVEALGAAEGALVLPETPLVERVEVLTTPAAPVQPAALPAPPLDLTAAAPAGGGAGGRDGALDRHARLVCSVLGVPAAVVSLVSRRLQLFPGAVGLPEPWQTTRLADLSRSSCQQVVASGQPLAVRDAREDPDLRDDAVVTELGAVGYLGAPLRDARGEAVGALAALSAEPRDWTRREVALLADLAAACSAELQLRRALSDAAEVRAAAESARDEATTAQMRAVGLRRDAEVAAARSRLLLDLSQAVSRAREVEDVAASVVAGVRTGLEAQLTAVALHERGSGALRYVASDREAGTEQDDDGASPAEPLDVPEGALLAAREARVVFTPDAATAAATASSAAPVLAGVEAAVHAPLLVDGQCLGVLTVAWGSARALLPAERELVASLAEAAAHAVQRCLSLRAEREAARTLQRAMLTELPDLPHLELAARYAPAAAGHQVGGDWYDALLHPDGSTLLVIGDVTGHDIGAAAAMGQVRSALRTLAVATEDSPAQLLARLDGTLDVLGADVLATVLAIRLADDGHGAGDLRMRWSSAGHLPALLAVPGSGVVALDGHEADLLLGLAPGSPRSEAEVDLPAGSTLLLYTDGLVERRDSDLGEGVQRLADALAEVAHLPLPELLDAVIAELVGGGGADDVAVLAARTR, from the coding sequence GTGGGGGCGAGCAGGGGGACCTCGCCCGCGGTGGTTCCGCAGCGCGGCCCCTCCGCAGGCGAGCAGGTCGAGGCCCTCGGCGCAGCCGAGGGCGCCCTGGTGCTGCCCGAGACCCCCCTGGTGGAGCGCGTGGAGGTGCTGACCACGCCCGCGGCCCCCGTCCAGCCCGCCGCGCTGCCGGCGCCACCCCTCGACCTCACCGCCGCCGCCCCCGCCGGCGGGGGAGCCGGTGGCCGCGACGGCGCCCTCGACCGGCACGCCCGCCTGGTGTGCTCGGTCCTGGGCGTGCCCGCCGCCGTCGTCAGCCTGGTCTCCCGGCGCCTGCAGCTCTTCCCCGGCGCCGTCGGCCTGCCCGAGCCGTGGCAGACCACGCGCCTCGCGGACCTGTCCCGCTCCTCCTGCCAGCAGGTGGTGGCCAGCGGCCAGCCGCTCGCCGTGCGCGACGCCCGCGAGGACCCCGACCTGCGCGACGACGCCGTGGTCACCGAGCTCGGCGCCGTCGGCTACCTCGGCGCCCCGCTGCGGGACGCCCGCGGCGAGGCCGTCGGCGCGCTCGCCGCGCTGTCCGCCGAGCCCCGTGACTGGACCCGCCGCGAGGTGGCCCTCCTCGCCGACCTCGCCGCCGCGTGCTCCGCGGAGCTGCAGCTGCGCCGGGCCCTGTCCGACGCCGCCGAGGTGCGGGCGGCCGCCGAGAGCGCCCGCGACGAGGCCACCACCGCGCAGATGCGCGCCGTGGGCCTGCGCCGCGACGCGGAGGTGGCCGCCGCGCGCAGCCGCCTCCTGCTCGACCTCAGCCAGGCCGTCTCCCGCGCGCGCGAGGTGGAGGACGTCGCGGCCAGCGTCGTCGCCGGAGTGCGGACGGGCCTGGAGGCGCAGCTGACGGCCGTCGCCCTGCACGAGCGCGGCTCCGGCGCGCTGCGCTACGTGGCCTCCGACCGCGAGGCCGGGACGGAGCAGGACGACGACGGCGCGAGCCCGGCCGAACCGCTCGACGTGCCCGAGGGCGCGCTGCTGGCCGCGCGGGAGGCGCGCGTGGTCTTCACGCCCGACGCCGCCACCGCCGCGGCGACCGCCTCCTCAGCGGCACCCGTGCTGGCCGGCGTGGAGGCCGCTGTGCACGCCCCGCTGCTGGTCGACGGGCAGTGCCTGGGCGTGCTGACCGTCGCCTGGGGCTCCGCCCGTGCGCTGCTGCCGGCCGAGCGCGAGCTGGTGGCCTCCCTCGCGGAGGCCGCGGCCCACGCCGTCCAGCGCTGCCTGTCGCTGCGCGCCGAGCGGGAGGCCGCTCGGACGCTGCAGCGCGCCATGCTCACCGAGCTGCCCGACCTGCCCCACCTGGAGCTCGCCGCCCGGTACGCGCCCGCCGCCGCGGGCCACCAGGTGGGTGGCGACTGGTACGACGCGCTGCTCCACCCCGACGGCTCCACCCTGCTCGTCATCGGTGACGTCACCGGCCACGACATCGGCGCCGCCGCGGCCATGGGCCAGGTGCGCAGCGCGCTGCGCACCCTCGCCGTGGCCACGGAGGACTCCCCGGCCCAGCTGCTCGCCCGCCTGGACGGCACCCTCGACGTCCTCGGCGCCGACGTCCTCGCCACCGTCCTGGCGATCCGCCTCGCCGACGACGGCCACGGCGCGGGGGACCTGCGCATGCGCTGGAGCAGCGCCGGCCACCTGCCAGCGCTGCTCGCCGTCCCCGGTTCCGGCGTCGTGGCGCTGGACGGGCACGAGGCGGACCTGCTGCTGGGCCTGGCCCCGGGCAGCCCGCGCAGCGAGGCCGAGGTGGACCTGCCCGCCGGGTCCACCCTGCTGCTCTACACCGACGGCCTGGTCGAGCGGCGCGACAGCGACCTGGGCGAGGGCGTCCAGCGGCTCGCGGACGCGCTCGCCGAGGTCGCGCACCTGCCGCTGCCGGAGCTGCTCGACGCCGTCATCGCCGAGCTGGTGGGCGGCGGCGGCGCTGACGACGTCGCCGTGCTGGCGGCGCGCACGCGCTGA
- a CDS encoding YdcF family protein: protein MLRRDPSRPAGWLTGLSWSRRLQLASAGVAAMVLLWPVVDIAASTAWSHRGVDAGRLDAVVVLGSSLDAGKVTPLLDSRAQRAADLVEQAHDDGADPWVVTSGGVTGPTPFDAQPVSEAKALGDRLVALGVDPSRLLLEERALTTADNLAYALPLLTRTDPGVRRVAVVTSDGHVARVRLLLGQAIADGRVEDRYDVTFVGAWTPLADVRAAMLREVGLVAGQRAGTAVTSAVRQSQRWSGTSDPV from the coding sequence GTGCTGCGTCGTGACCCCTCCCGGCCCGCGGGCTGGCTCACCGGCCTCAGCTGGTCCCGCCGCCTGCAGCTGGCCAGCGCCGGCGTGGCGGCGATGGTGCTGCTGTGGCCCGTCGTCGACATCGCGGCCAGCACGGCCTGGTCGCACCGCGGCGTGGACGCCGGCCGCCTCGACGCCGTCGTCGTCCTCGGTTCCAGCCTGGACGCCGGGAAGGTCACCCCGCTGCTGGACAGCCGGGCCCAGCGCGCGGCGGACCTCGTGGAGCAGGCCCACGACGACGGCGCGGACCCGTGGGTGGTCACCAGCGGTGGCGTCACCGGCCCCACGCCGTTCGACGCGCAGCCGGTCTCCGAGGCGAAGGCGCTGGGTGACCGGCTGGTGGCCCTCGGCGTCGACCCGAGCCGGCTCCTCCTGGAGGAGCGGGCGCTGACCACTGCCGACAACCTCGCCTACGCCCTGCCGCTGCTCACGCGCACCGACCCCGGCGTGCGGCGGGTGGCCGTCGTCACCTCCGACGGCCACGTCGCCAGGGTCCGGCTGCTGCTGGGCCAGGCCATCGCCGACGGGCGCGTCGAGGACCGCTACGACGTCACCTTCGTCGGCGCGTGGACGCCCCTGGCCGACGTCCGCGCCGCGATGCTCCGCGAGGTCGGCCTGGTCGCCGGGCAGCGCGCGGGCACGGCGGTGACCAGCGCGGTGCGCCAGTCGCAGCGCTGGAGCGGCACCTCCGACCCCGTCTGA
- a CDS encoding malate:quinone oxidoreductase, translating to MVNNARAASAAPDVVMVGGGIMSATLAALLGLVQPDWSVVVLESGPSVGLESSDPWNNAGTGHAALCELNYTPAGPDGRVDPAKAVGINEQFQVSRQLWSSLVRAGLTDDPKAFITSVPHVSFVTGEDGQRYMRARYEALKAQPLFSELEHTADPSELAEWVPLVMAGRDPAQEVAATRSLAGTDVNFGALTGLLLDAAQRRGVHVATGTRVTGLKRTPSGRWQVQVQDVATGHRSALVTRFVFVGAGGGALPLLQHSGIKEIRGFGGFPVSGQFLRTRRKDLVSQHHAKVYGQAEVGAPPMSVPHLDLRSVDGEQSLLFGPYAGFSPKFLKAGSLFDLPRSVKANNLSSMLGVARSELALTKYLVQQVLQTRGQRLEALRTFFPEAGDGDWELITAGQRVQVIKKDQRGRGVLQFGTELVTGADGTIAGLLGASPGASTAASAMLTLLERCFPERIDAWRPLLSDVIPSYGRKLSDDPSLAQEVREETARTLHLTA from the coding sequence GTGGTCAACAACGCCCGTGCAGCCAGCGCCGCGCCCGACGTCGTCATGGTCGGCGGCGGCATCATGAGCGCCACGCTCGCCGCGCTGCTGGGGCTCGTGCAGCCGGACTGGTCCGTCGTCGTCCTGGAGTCGGGGCCGTCGGTGGGGCTGGAGAGCTCCGACCCGTGGAACAACGCCGGCACCGGCCACGCGGCGCTGTGCGAGCTGAACTACACCCCGGCGGGCCCCGACGGCCGGGTCGACCCGGCCAAGGCCGTGGGGATCAACGAGCAGTTCCAGGTCTCCCGCCAGCTGTGGTCCTCCCTGGTGCGCGCCGGGCTCACCGACGACCCGAAGGCGTTCATCACCTCGGTGCCGCACGTCAGCTTCGTCACCGGCGAGGACGGGCAGCGCTACATGCGCGCCCGCTACGAGGCGCTGAAGGCCCAGCCGCTGTTCTCCGAGCTGGAGCACACCGCGGACCCGTCCGAGCTGGCCGAGTGGGTCCCGCTGGTGATGGCCGGGCGCGACCCGGCGCAGGAGGTCGCCGCGACCCGCTCCCTGGCCGGCACCGACGTCAACTTCGGCGCCCTCACCGGGCTCCTGCTCGACGCCGCCCAGCGCCGCGGCGTGCACGTGGCCACCGGCACCCGCGTCACCGGCCTCAAGCGCACCCCGTCGGGGCGCTGGCAGGTGCAGGTGCAGGACGTCGCCACCGGGCACCGCAGCGCGCTGGTCACCCGCTTCGTCTTCGTCGGCGCCGGCGGTGGGGCGCTGCCGCTGCTGCAGCACTCCGGCATCAAGGAGATCCGCGGGTTCGGCGGGTTCCCCGTGAGCGGGCAGTTCCTGCGCACCCGCCGCAAGGACCTCGTCTCCCAGCACCACGCGAAGGTCTACGGCCAGGCCGAGGTCGGGGCCCCGCCGATGTCGGTGCCCCACCTCGACCTCCGCTCGGTGGACGGGGAGCAGTCGCTGCTGTTCGGCCCGTACGCGGGCTTCTCGCCGAAGTTCCTCAAGGCGGGGTCGCTGTTCGACCTGCCGCGCTCGGTCAAGGCCAACAACCTGTCCTCGATGCTGGGCGTGGCCCGCTCGGAGCTGGCGCTCACCAAGTACCTCGTGCAGCAGGTGCTGCAGACGCGCGGACAGCGCCTGGAGGCGCTGCGCACCTTCTTCCCCGAGGCCGGGGACGGCGACTGGGAGCTCATCACCGCGGGTCAGCGCGTCCAGGTGATCAAGAAGGACCAGCGCGGCCGCGGCGTCCTGCAGTTCGGCACCGAGCTGGTGACCGGGGCCGACGGCACGATCGCCGGTCTGCTCGGGGCCTCCCCGGGTGCCTCGACGGCGGCCTCGGCGATGCTCACCCTGCTCGAGCGGTGCTTCCCCGAGCGCATCGACGCGTGGCGCCCGCTGCTGAGCGACGTCATCCCCTCCTACGGCCGGAAGCTGTCCGACGACCCCTCCCTGGCGCAGGAGGTGCGTGAGGAGACCGCGCGCACCCTGCACCTGACGGCATGA
- the smpB gene encoding SsrA-binding protein SmpB, with translation MRLVARNKRAAHDYLLTQRYEAGLVLVGTEVKALRQGRASLSESWVEIDDAGEAWLHGAHIPEYSQGSWTNHSARRPRKLLLHAAQLRRLAESSREGGWTVVPTSLYFLGSWVKVEVAVARGKAEHDKRQTLRERQDAREAERVMAAHRRSTRGARAAS, from the coding sequence CTGCGCCTGGTGGCCCGCAACAAGCGCGCCGCGCACGACTACCTGCTCACCCAGCGCTACGAGGCCGGCCTGGTGCTCGTCGGCACGGAGGTGAAGGCCCTGCGCCAGGGCCGGGCCTCGCTGTCCGAGAGCTGGGTGGAGATCGACGACGCCGGGGAGGCGTGGCTGCACGGAGCGCACATCCCCGAGTACTCCCAGGGCAGTTGGACCAACCACTCCGCGCGGCGCCCCCGCAAGCTGCTGCTGCACGCCGCCCAGCTGCGGCGCCTCGCGGAGAGCTCCCGCGAGGGCGGCTGGACCGTCGTCCCCACCAGCCTGTACTTCCTCGGCTCGTGGGTGAAGGTCGAGGTGGCCGTCGCCCGCGGCAAGGCCGAGCACGACAAGCGGCAGACCCTGCGCGAGCGCCAGGACGCCCGCGAGGCCGAGCGCGTCATGGCCGCCCACCGCCGCAGCACCAGGGGTGCCCGTGCTGCGTCGTGA